One genomic window of Desulfuromonas sp. AOP6 includes the following:
- the holA gene encoding DNA polymerase III subunit delta, producing MTHVELLRAVDDGKVPSLIFLYGTETYLRDRCLETLRDALVPAEARDFNLTVCYGKDAAVENILDTASTFPVFSSRRLIIVKDAQLLSAAQLDAFLPYLSDAAPETVLVFVADKIDARRKFFQEFKKQGALVEYKPLYDNQIPTFVKNHAREAKKSFTEEGLALFCRRVGTNLQEIDAELSKLYGYVGDGRLIDVAEVKAVVSDTRVDTVFDLSNALGKRQRGEALRFLRRLHEDAVVSLVILTMLTRHYRNLWKIRELLDQKVPRRDIPRQVGVNPYFADGLIEQAHLFSPRQYRRIFELFLQTDVALKSSGANPEALMEELVLNIIGA from the coding sequence ATGACTCATGTCGAACTTCTGCGGGCCGTTGATGACGGCAAGGTGCCCTCCCTGATTTTCCTTTATGGGACGGAAACCTATTTGCGCGACCGTTGCCTGGAGACCCTTCGAGATGCCCTCGTTCCTGCCGAAGCCCGTGATTTCAACCTGACAGTCTGTTATGGCAAGGATGCCGCCGTAGAAAATATCCTCGACACCGCCAGCACTTTTCCGGTCTTTTCGTCCCGTCGTCTGATTATTGTCAAGGATGCCCAACTCCTGTCGGCGGCGCAGCTGGACGCATTTCTTCCCTATCTGTCGGACGCTGCACCCGAAACCGTCCTCGTTTTTGTTGCTGACAAGATTGATGCTCGCAGAAAGTTTTTCCAGGAATTCAAGAAGCAGGGTGCGCTGGTTGAATACAAGCCACTCTATGACAATCAAATCCCGACGTTTGTCAAAAATCACGCTCGGGAAGCGAAGAAGAGTTTCACGGAAGAGGGCCTGGCCCTTTTCTGCCGCCGTGTCGGAACCAACCTTCAGGAAATTGATGCGGAACTGAGCAAGCTTTACGGCTATGTCGGTGATGGGCGGTTAATTGATGTGGCGGAAGTAAAGGCGGTGGTATCCGATACCCGGGTTGACACGGTCTTTGATCTGAGCAACGCTCTGGGGAAACGCCAGAGGGGGGAGGCACTGCGATTTCTGCGACGGCTCCACGAGGATGCTGTTGTTTCTTTAGTCATTTTGACCATGTTGACGCGTCACTATCGGAACCTTTGGAAAATAAGGGAACTTCTTGACCAGAAGGTGCCGCGCCGGGATATCCCTCGTCAGGTAGGCGTCAATCCTTATTTCGCTGATGGTTTGATAGAACAAGCTCATTTGTTTTCACCACGACAATATCGCCGGATATTCGAACTGTTTCTGCAGACCGATGTGGCTCTTAAATCAAGTGGTGCCAATCCCGAAGCGCTCATGGAAGAATTGGTGCTCAATATCATCGGGGCTTGA
- a CDS encoding LptE family protein yields MRSALLFLVFLLFVLSGCGYQFSEKAGRFSDAENRLYIELFGNKTAEPYLEDLVTNAVVTRFARKPEMEIVESWDRADVVLTGTVTGYSISAISYGPGDRILEYRSRLSVQATLRRAVDGKALWKGQVAWDDEYPTHPDKGVQEDRESEIQGLLAERVAEELYFRILENF; encoded by the coding sequence ATGAGGTCCGCTCTTCTTTTCCTGGTGTTTCTCCTTTTTGTTCTTAGCGGCTGCGGCTATCAATTTTCCGAAAAGGCGGGTCGCTTTTCTGATGCGGAAAATAGACTGTATATTGAGCTGTTCGGCAATAAAACGGCGGAACCTTATCTGGAAGACCTGGTCACTAACGCGGTTGTGACCAGGTTTGCACGCAAGCCTGAAATGGAAATCGTCGAGAGTTGGGATAGGGCCGATGTGGTTCTGACCGGCACGGTCACGGGGTATTCCATTTCAGCTATATCCTATGGGCCTGGCGACAGGATTCTCGAGTATCGCTCCAGGCTTTCCGTCCAGGCAACCCTGCGGCGGGCGGTCGACGGCAAGGCATTGTGGAAGGGGCAGGTTGCCTGGGATGATGAGTACCCCACTCACCCGGACAAAGGCGTTCAGGAAGACCGGGAGAGCGAAATCCAGGGCCTGCTTGCTGAACGGGTGGCCGAAGAGTTGTACTTTCGCATCCTTGAAAACTTCTGA
- the leuS gene encoding leucine--tRNA ligase, producing MEERYNATTLEGKWQKIWEEEKTFKVGETSDRPKYYLLEMFPYPSGRIHMGHVRNYSIGDVVARFKRMQGFNVLHPMGWDAFGMPAENAAIQHGTHPAKWTYENIANMRSQLKKMGLSYDWDRELATCDVDYYKWEQLVFLKMYEKGLAYKKSSSVNWCPQCQTVLANEQVEEGCCWRCDSEVVPKELEQWFFKTTAYAQELLDCMEELKGWPEPVLTMQRNWIGRSTGCEIDFPLDGSLKKIRVFTTRQDTLFGATFMSLAPEHPMALDITTAERRQDVEDFIARIKKQDKIKRTSEDMEKEGVFTGAYCINPVSKKRMPVFLANFVLMDYGTGAVMAVPTHDQRDFEFAQKYDLPKIVVIQPQGEALAAETMTEAWTGPGLMANSGPFDGLDNESAKEKIADYLQQEGIGKKTINYRLRDWGVSRQRYWGTPIPIIYCDVCGVVPVPEQDLPVVLPTDVEFTGEGGSPLTKSQDFMSVTCPQCGEVARRECDTFDTFVESSWYFARYTCPDFPSGPVDRMAAEYWLPVDQYIGGIEHAVMHLLYARFFTKVLRDLGMMKVDEPFTNLLTQGMVCMETRSCPEHGWLYPEEVVEGKCSRCQAAAVTGRNEKMSKSKKNVVDPDNLISRYGADTARLFTLFAAPPEKDLEWNDQGVEGCYRFLGRVWRIVYENHALLGSTSMAPEREGGARNLRRVTHRTIKKVTEDIDGRFHFNTAIAAVMELVNALYGFEEKDKYPGAVREAIEAVLRLLSPFVPHITEELWSLIGHRDRLVEASWPKLDAEALVEDEKLIVVQVNGKVRGKITVAAGADEEAIKVAAIEEENVARFIEGKTIRKIVVVPGRLVSVVVA from the coding sequence ATGGAAGAGCGGTACAACGCCACGACCCTGGAAGGCAAATGGCAGAAGATATGGGAAGAGGAAAAGACCTTTAAGGTCGGGGAGACCTCCGACAGGCCCAAATATTATCTCCTGGAAATGTTCCCCTATCCTTCGGGTCGTATTCATATGGGGCACGTACGCAATTACTCCATCGGGGACGTCGTCGCTCGTTTCAAGCGCATGCAGGGATTCAATGTTCTTCATCCCATGGGGTGGGATGCTTTCGGTATGCCTGCGGAAAACGCGGCCATCCAGCATGGCACGCATCCGGCCAAGTGGACTTATGAGAATATCGCCAACATGCGTTCCCAGTTGAAAAAAATGGGCCTTTCCTACGATTGGGACCGCGAACTCGCGACCTGCGATGTTGACTACTACAAATGGGAACAGCTCGTCTTTCTTAAGATGTACGAAAAGGGGTTGGCCTACAAGAAGAGTTCCTCTGTTAACTGGTGTCCCCAGTGTCAGACGGTACTGGCCAACGAACAGGTTGAAGAAGGGTGCTGCTGGCGCTGTGACAGCGAGGTTGTGCCCAAGGAACTGGAGCAGTGGTTTTTCAAGACCACCGCATATGCCCAGGAGTTGCTCGACTGCATGGAGGAACTCAAGGGGTGGCCTGAGCCGGTTCTCACCATGCAGAGAAACTGGATTGGCCGCAGCACCGGTTGCGAAATCGATTTTCCGCTCGACGGATCTCTCAAGAAGATTCGCGTCTTTACCACTCGTCAGGACACGCTGTTCGGCGCCACCTTCATGAGTTTGGCTCCAGAGCATCCGATGGCTCTCGACATCACCACCGCCGAGAGGCGCCAGGATGTCGAGGATTTCATTGCCCGCATCAAGAAGCAGGACAAGATCAAACGTACCAGCGAGGATATGGAAAAAGAAGGGGTTTTCACGGGGGCTTACTGTATCAACCCCGTCAGTAAAAAACGCATGCCGGTCTTTTTGGCCAATTTTGTGCTCATGGATTACGGTACCGGGGCGGTCATGGCCGTCCCCACCCACGACCAGCGTGATTTCGAGTTTGCCCAAAAGTATGATCTGCCCAAGATCGTGGTCATTCAGCCCCAAGGTGAGGCTTTGGCGGCCGAGACCATGACCGAGGCTTGGACCGGTCCCGGGCTCATGGCCAACTCTGGTCCTTTCGATGGGCTGGACAATGAGTCGGCCAAGGAAAAGATCGCTGATTATCTGCAGCAGGAAGGTATCGGCAAAAAGACTATCAACTACCGTCTGCGCGACTGGGGTGTCTCCCGACAACGCTACTGGGGCACGCCCATCCCCATCATTTACTGTGATGTCTGTGGGGTGGTACCCGTGCCGGAGCAGGATCTGCCGGTGGTGCTGCCAACTGACGTGGAGTTTACCGGTGAAGGGGGGAGTCCCTTGACCAAAAGCCAGGATTTCATGAGCGTGACCTGCCCCCAGTGCGGTGAAGTGGCGCGGCGGGAATGCGACACCTTTGACACCTTTGTGGAGAGCTCCTGGTATTTTGCCCGCTACACCTGTCCAGACTTCCCTTCGGGTCCCGTCGACAGAATGGCGGCGGAGTACTGGCTGCCTGTTGATCAATATATCGGCGGCATCGAACATGCCGTTATGCACCTGCTGTATGCCCGTTTCTTTACCAAAGTCCTTCGCGATCTGGGCATGATGAAGGTCGACGAACCTTTTACCAATCTCCTGACACAGGGGATGGTCTGTATGGAAACCCGCTCCTGTCCTGAGCACGGCTGGCTTTATCCTGAAGAAGTCGTGGAGGGCAAGTGTTCCCGTTGCCAGGCCGCTGCCGTGACCGGCCGCAACGAAAAGATGAGCAAGTCCAAGAAGAACGTGGTCGATCCTGACAACCTCATCAGCCGTTATGGCGCTGATACGGCCCGCCTGTTTACCCTGTTTGCGGCACCGCCGGAAAAAGACCTGGAGTGGAACGACCAGGGTGTTGAAGGGTGCTACCGCTTCCTGGGGCGCGTCTGGCGCATTGTCTATGAAAACCATGCCCTGCTGGGTTCCACCTCCATGGCTCCCGAACGGGAGGGAGGGGCCAGAAACCTGCGACGGGTCACACACCGGACTATCAAAAAGGTGACGGAGGATATAGACGGCCGCTTCCACTTCAATACGGCCATTGCCGCCGTCATGGAGCTGGTCAACGCCCTCTACGGATTTGAGGAAAAGGACAAGTATCCCGGCGCTGTGCGCGAAGCTATCGAGGCAGTGCTGAGACTGCTGTCGCCCTTTGTTCCCCACATCACCGAAGAGTTGTGGAGCCTGATCGGTCACAGGGATCGTCTTGTTGAGGCGAGCTGGCCCAAGCTTGATGCTGAGGCATTGGTGGAAGATGAAAAACTCATCGTCGTGCAGGTCAACGGTAAAGTTCGTGGCAAGATCACGGTGGCGGCCGGTGCCGACGAAGAGGCGATCAAGGTGGCTGCCATCGAAGAGGAAAACGTGGCCCGCTTTATCGAAGGTAAAACAATCCGGAAAATTGTGGTGGTACCTGGCCGTCTCGTCAGTGTGGTGGTGGCATGA
- the infA gene encoding translation initiation factor IF-1: MAKEEAIEVEGSVIEPLPNAMFRVKLDNGHVVLAHISGKMRKFYIRILPGDRVTVELSPYDLTRGRITYREK; the protein is encoded by the coding sequence TTGGCAAAGGAAGAAGCCATAGAAGTCGAGGGATCGGTTATCGAGCCGCTACCCAATGCCATGTTCAGGGTTAAACTGGACAATGGGCATGTTGTTCTGGCGCATATTTCTGGAAAGATGCGCAAGTTTTATATCCGCATTCTGCCTGGAGACCGTGTCACCGTAGAGCTCTCGCCCTACGATCTGACCCGCGGTCGAATCACCTATCGCGAGAAATAG
- a CDS encoding response regulator → MSTYKVLVVEDSPTMRQLIVFALKRIRGLSIVEASDGVDGLKKLSIEKFDLIFTDINMPIMDGLKLVSLVRNDPGYKSVPIVIITTEGAHEDRERALALGANEYITKPIQTTKIIDSAKRLLNLAG, encoded by the coding sequence ATGTCAACCTACAAGGTGCTCGTCGTTGAAGATTCGCCGACGATGCGGCAGCTCATCGTATTCGCCCTGAAGCGGATACGAGGACTTTCGATTGTCGAGGCCAGCGATGGGGTCGACGGTCTCAAGAAGTTGTCCATCGAGAAGTTCGATCTGATCTTCACCGACATCAATATGCCGATCATGGATGGGTTGAAACTCGTGAGCCTCGTCCGCAACGATCCCGGCTATAAAAGTGTCCCTATTGTGATCATTACCACCGAGGGCGCCCATGAAGATCGTGAAAGGGCTCTTGCTTTGGGGGCCAACGAATATATCACCAAGCCGATTCAGACTACCAAGATCATCGATTCAGCCAAACGCCTGCTGAATCTTGCCGGATAA
- a CDS encoding GAF domain-containing protein has protein sequence MSETMDDKGTVKKAEEFLQVFKKGAEFTQELLRENERLRYQILQVEAGKGEGGLSGEAEEEIRRLRQRIEELEAEKLKILDRIKRVEEENHDFANRYVEVETENNNLANLYIASYQLHSTLDFKEVLQIIMEIVINLIGAEEFAVMLLDDKSNSLQAVASEGIETQDVPIISIGDGIIGQMAKTGENYFIEDMENYMRDLHHPIVCIPLKIKEHVIGVIVIYKLLVQKKRFAEVDYELFTLLAGHAATAIFSSKLYSESERKLSTIQGFLDLLTK, from the coding sequence ATGAGCGAAACCATGGACGATAAAGGAACGGTTAAAAAAGCGGAAGAATTTCTTCAGGTCTTTAAGAAGGGAGCGGAGTTTACCCAGGAACTTCTACGTGAAAACGAACGACTGCGCTACCAGATTCTTCAGGTGGAAGCCGGCAAAGGCGAGGGGGGCCTTTCCGGAGAGGCAGAAGAGGAGATACGCAGGCTCCGCCAGCGCATCGAGGAATTGGAAGCGGAAAAACTGAAGATTTTGGATCGCATCAAGCGGGTTGAAGAGGAGAATCACGATTTCGCCAACCGATATGTTGAGGTGGAAACCGAAAACAACAATCTGGCCAATCTCTACATTGCCTCCTATCAACTTCATTCCACCCTGGATTTTAAAGAAGTTCTGCAGATCATCATGGAGATAGTCATCAATCTCATCGGGGCCGAGGAGTTCGCGGTCATGCTGCTTGATGACAAAAGCAACAGCCTCCAGGCTGTCGCGTCTGAAGGCATAGAGACACAGGATGTGCCCATTATCTCCATCGGTGATGGCATCATCGGTCAGATGGCTAAAACCGGCGAGAATTATTTTATCGAGGATATGGAAAACTACATGCGGGATCTGCATCATCCCATTGTCTGTATTCCTCTCAAAATCAAGGAACATGTGATTGGCGTCATCGTCATCTACAAGCTTCTCGTCCAGAAAAAGCGCTTTGCCGAGGTCGATTACGAACTCTTTACGCTACTTGCCGGTCACGCCGCCACGGCCATATTCTCATCCAAGCTTTATTCTGAATCCGAGCGTAAGCTTTCTACGATTCAGGGTTTTCTTGATCTATTGACCAAATGA